The proteins below come from a single Ictalurus furcatus strain D&B chromosome 15, Billie_1.0, whole genome shotgun sequence genomic window:
- the LOC128619934 gene encoding uncharacterized protein LOC128619934 isoform X2, which translates to MKILLIFILYLISGPVDCSDVIGYSGGSVTMISNINWYTSNSKYICKVKENDCIDIIRAETKRHQTQEGRFFLYSNTNNLFLVLIRKLKPQDAGTYRFGLENQSNATVNLKVVNDSYCAGTKLKTAYVGQNITITCNYPGEYERNIKYVTKLDDDMNIARVLDTETKFQNGRFSISDDKSAKVLRVNLSDVREADGVFYLFGVWNKDGSVGYYSYCTEIQLHVTDTIGLSTSIQPTTTTGTDMTTSAALTETPFAVCFSSSAIIISVCVCVALLLIGGFALMIYKLRHKRTQDYTPSSKCKDNKPVSYF; encoded by the exons ATGaagatcctcctcatcttcatcctctaCCTTATCTCAG GTCCAGTAGACTGCTCTGATGTGATTGGTTACTCAGGAGGAAGTGTCACTATGATATCTAATATCAACTGGTACACAAGCAATAGTAAATATATCTGTAAGGTGAAAGAAAACGACTGCATCGATATAATACGTGCTGAGACCAAACGCCACCAAACACAAGaaggaagattttttttgtattcaaaCACAAATAACTTATTCCTAGTACTGATCAGAAAGCTGAAGCCACAGGATGCTGGAACATACAGATTTGGATTGGAGAATCAGAGCAACGCCACTGTGAACCTAAAAGTTGTTAATG ATTCTTATTGTGCTGGGACAAAATTAAAGACCGCTTATGTTGGGCAGAATATCACCATCACATGTAACTATCCAGGGGAGTATGAAAGAAACATCAAGTATGTCACCAAACTGGATGACGACATGAATATTGCACGAGTTCTCGATACTGAGACAAAATTTCAGAACGGCAGATTCTCCATTTCTGATGACAAAAGTGCTAAAGTTCTCAGAGTGAACCTCAGCGATGTGAGAGAAGCTGAtggagtattttatttatttggagtgtGGAACAAAGATGGGTCAGTCGGATATTACTCCTACTGTACAGAGATTCAGCTGCATGTAACAG atacAATAGGATTGAGCACAAGCAttcaaccaacaacaacaacaggcaCCGACATGACGACCTCAGCAGCACTGACAGAAACTCCATTTGCAGTGTGTTTCA GTTCCTCTGCCAtcatcatcagtgtgtgtgtctgtgtggctcTGCTGCTGATTGGAGGATTTGCACTGATGATCTACAAACTGAGACACAAGAGAACACAAg ATTATACACCTTCATCCAAGTGTAAAGACAATAAACCAGTGA GTTACTTCTGA
- the LOC128619934 gene encoding uncharacterized protein LOC128619934 isoform X1 — protein sequence MKILLIFILYLISGPVDCSDVIGYSGGSVTMISNINWYTSNSKYICKVKENDCIDIIRAETKRHQTQEGRFFLYSNTNNLFLVLIRKLKPQDAGTYRFGLENQSNATVNLKVVNDSYCAGTKLKTAYVGQNITITCNYPGEYERNIKYVTKLDDDMNIARVLDTETKFQNGRFSISDDKSAKVLRVNLSDVREADGVFYLFGVWNKDGSVGYYSYCTEIQLHVTDTIGLSTSIQPTTTTGTDMTTSAALTETPFAVCFSSSAIIISVCVCVALLLIGGFALMIYKLRHKRTQDYTPSSKCKDNKPVTSDHNTDSANLYENFRMSSI from the exons ATGaagatcctcctcatcttcatcctctaCCTTATCTCAG GTCCAGTAGACTGCTCTGATGTGATTGGTTACTCAGGAGGAAGTGTCACTATGATATCTAATATCAACTGGTACACAAGCAATAGTAAATATATCTGTAAGGTGAAAGAAAACGACTGCATCGATATAATACGTGCTGAGACCAAACGCCACCAAACACAAGaaggaagattttttttgtattcaaaCACAAATAACTTATTCCTAGTACTGATCAGAAAGCTGAAGCCACAGGATGCTGGAACATACAGATTTGGATTGGAGAATCAGAGCAACGCCACTGTGAACCTAAAAGTTGTTAATG ATTCTTATTGTGCTGGGACAAAATTAAAGACCGCTTATGTTGGGCAGAATATCACCATCACATGTAACTATCCAGGGGAGTATGAAAGAAACATCAAGTATGTCACCAAACTGGATGACGACATGAATATTGCACGAGTTCTCGATACTGAGACAAAATTTCAGAACGGCAGATTCTCCATTTCTGATGACAAAAGTGCTAAAGTTCTCAGAGTGAACCTCAGCGATGTGAGAGAAGCTGAtggagtattttatttatttggagtgtGGAACAAAGATGGGTCAGTCGGATATTACTCCTACTGTACAGAGATTCAGCTGCATGTAACAG atacAATAGGATTGAGCACAAGCAttcaaccaacaacaacaacaggcaCCGACATGACGACCTCAGCAGCACTGACAGAAACTCCATTTGCAGTGTGTTTCA GTTCCTCTGCCAtcatcatcagtgtgtgtgtctgtgtggctcTGCTGCTGATTGGAGGATTTGCACTGATGATCTACAAACTGAGACACAAGAGAACACAAg ATTATACACCTTCATCCAAGTGTAAAGACAATAAACCA GTTACTTCTGATCATAACACCGATTCAGCTAATTTGTACGAAAATTTCAGAATGAGCTCAATATGA
- the LOC128619934 gene encoding uncharacterized protein LOC128619934 isoform X3: MKILLIFILYLISGPVDCSDVIGYSGGSVTMISNINWYTSNSKYICKVKENDCIDIIRAETKRHQTQEGRFFLYSNTNNLFLVLIRKLKPQDAGTYRFGLENQSNATVNLKVVNDSYCAGTKLKTAYVGQNITITCNYPGEYERNIKYVTKLDDDMNIARVLDTETKFQNGRFSISDDKSAKVLRVNLSDVREADGVFYLFGVWNKDGSVGYYSYCTEIQLHVTDTIGLSTSIQPTTTTGTDMTTSAALTETPFAVCFSSSAIIISVCVCVALLLIGGFALMIYKLRHKRTQGYF, encoded by the exons ATGaagatcctcctcatcttcatcctctaCCTTATCTCAG GTCCAGTAGACTGCTCTGATGTGATTGGTTACTCAGGAGGAAGTGTCACTATGATATCTAATATCAACTGGTACACAAGCAATAGTAAATATATCTGTAAGGTGAAAGAAAACGACTGCATCGATATAATACGTGCTGAGACCAAACGCCACCAAACACAAGaaggaagattttttttgtattcaaaCACAAATAACTTATTCCTAGTACTGATCAGAAAGCTGAAGCCACAGGATGCTGGAACATACAGATTTGGATTGGAGAATCAGAGCAACGCCACTGTGAACCTAAAAGTTGTTAATG ATTCTTATTGTGCTGGGACAAAATTAAAGACCGCTTATGTTGGGCAGAATATCACCATCACATGTAACTATCCAGGGGAGTATGAAAGAAACATCAAGTATGTCACCAAACTGGATGACGACATGAATATTGCACGAGTTCTCGATACTGAGACAAAATTTCAGAACGGCAGATTCTCCATTTCTGATGACAAAAGTGCTAAAGTTCTCAGAGTGAACCTCAGCGATGTGAGAGAAGCTGAtggagtattttatttatttggagtgtGGAACAAAGATGGGTCAGTCGGATATTACTCCTACTGTACAGAGATTCAGCTGCATGTAACAG atacAATAGGATTGAGCACAAGCAttcaaccaacaacaacaacaggcaCCGACATGACGACCTCAGCAGCACTGACAGAAACTCCATTTGCAGTGTGTTTCA GTTCCTCTGCCAtcatcatcagtgtgtgtgtctgtgtggctcTGCTGCTGATTGGAGGATTTGCACTGATGATCTACAAACTGAGACACAAGAGAACACAAg GTTACTTCTGA
- the LOC128619374 gene encoding uncharacterized protein LOC128619374 isoform X2 → MKILLIFILYLISGPVDCSDVIGYSGGSVTMISNINWYTSNSKYICKVKENDCIDIIRAETKRHQTQEGRFKLYSNTNNLFLVLIRKLKPQDAGTYRFGLENQSNATVNLKVVNDSCCAGTKLKTAYVGQNITITCNYPGEYERNIKYVTKLDDDMNIQNVLDTDKKFQNGRFSISDDKSAKVLRVNLSDVREADGVFYIFGVWNKDGSVGYYSYFTDIQLHVTGTIGLSTSIQPTTTTGTDMTTSAALTETPFAVCFSSSAIIIGVCVCVALLLIGGFALMIYKLRHKRTQGYF, encoded by the exons ATGaagatcctcctcatcttcatcctctaCCTTATCTCAG GTCCAGTAGACTGCTCTGATGTGATTGGTTACTCAGGAGGAAGTGTCACTATGATATCTAATATCAACTGGTACACAAGCAATAGTAAATATATCTGTAAGGTGAAAGAAAACGACTGCATTGATATAATACGTGCTGAGACCAAACGCCACCAAACACAAGAAGGAAGATTTAAATTGTATTCAAACACAAATAACTTATTCCTAGTACTGATCAGAAAGCTGAAGCCACAGGATGCTGGAACATACAGATTTGGATTGGAGAATCAGAGCAACGCCACGGTGAACCTAAAAGTTGTTAATG ATTCTTGTTGTGCTGGGACAAAATTAAAGACAGCTTATGTTGGGCAGAATATCACCATCACATGTAACTATCCAGGGGAGTATGAAAGAAACATCAAGTATGTCACCAAACTGGATGACGACATGAATATTCAAAACGTTCTTGATACTGACAAAAAATTTCAGAACGGAAGATTCTCCATTTCTGATGACAAAAGTGCTAAAGTTCTCAGAGTGAACCTCAGCGATGTGAGAGAAGCTGAtggagtattttatatttttggagTGTGGAACAAAGATGGGTCAGTCGGATATTACTCTTACTTTACAGATATTCAGCTGCATGTAACAG gtACAATAGGATTGAGCACAAGCAttcaaccaacaacaacaacaggcaCCGACATGACGACCTCAGCAGCACTGACAGAAACTCCATTTGCAGTGTGTTTCA GTTCCTCTGCCATCATcatcggtgtgtgtgtctgtgtggctcTGCTGCTGATTGGAGGATTTGCACTGATGATCTACAAACTGAGACACAAGAGAACACAAg